The Arachis ipaensis cultivar K30076 chromosome B05, Araip1.1, whole genome shotgun sequence nucleotide sequence ATGAAGCAAATTGTAATGCCTGAACATGTCATATGACAACTTCTATATATagagatataaatacaataattAAAAGACCATGTCTTAACCTATTATATATATGGAATAATTCTTTAAATAAGATAATAATAATGGTAACCGGTATAACTGCAACACACATGCCATGTATGCTAATGGAAATGCAGAGAAGTATTCTAATTTTTTGTCATACCATTTGTTACAAACtttattaaattagaaaaatactaTTTACACTAAATATTTTTGACATTTATATAAAAATACGGTTGTTATAAAATAATCACTTATTTAAATGATTTTTtagttaacaaattaaaaaatctaTGTACAgttgttaaaaaaaatactagTATGAAAATAATATTTATCATAAGGAGACATGTAATggaattgaattaaatttgaaaatccaTTTAAGGTAACAACATTAAATTACAACATAATTATTAAAACCGTCCAGATAGTGTAAGAAACTGGACAAAGAAGAGAATTGGTAAAAACCGTAAAAATTGATTAGACCTGACCGGTTTAGAAAAAGCAATGAACCGAACAGATTTAAAAAATTCGGACCggttgaaattaaaaaaaaaaaaattagaaaaacccAAGCCCAAAGGCAAAAAGACGTTGTTTgatgtttttattttcaaaaaaataaaagaagcctAGCTTAGTCTTTCCTGAGCCCATCCCCACCTCTATCAGAGTATCACTCTCACCTCAACTTCCAAAACGACACCACCCCCAGcccagctctctctctctctctcgtcgcTTCTCGCCTCTCTCCTCAGTTGGTTGTGGTTTTCGACTTCTTGCTTCGAGTCTCGCCATCAGCTTCCTTGGCGCAACCAGAAGCTGGTCCCGATCTGGTGAGTTCTGACTGATTAGATAACCGGTTCGGTTCCGAAACTATGAGTTGCAGTAGTTTAATTTGCTTTGAAACATGTCATGTTTTGATTTCCAGTTCAGTGACCCATACTGCTAGTAGTAGCTTTTCTCCTTTATGCATGTTGCCATTACGGCATTTCTTCTTTAGTATATATCATTGATGTACAATGAAATATGCTGTTTGGCTATTCAATTCTCATTTCTGATTTATaagagggagggagggagggaggaGAACAACCATCGCTTTCTGCAACTCGCTCCCTTCCCTCCAAAACCCTCTAAACTTTCTAAACTTCCAATATGAACTcacttttcattgtttttcatgttatCCTGCTTGCATCCTCAGTTCATCTTACTAATGCCTCTTATGAATATTTTAAACTTGCCCTTGTTTGGCCAACAACCTTTACTCGTATCCATGCACCTGGAAGGATGATGACAAACCTCCCACAGCATTTCACAATACACGGTCTTTGGCCTACAAATTTCTCGCTTCCTTGGCCAGAAAATTGTGCTCAGATAGAGAAGAAGCATCATTTTGACCAAACTTTGATGGTGAGTTAATTAATTAGACTTTTATCTATTTTCATTTATCTTgttacataataaattaattattaattatttttatgatttattcTCGTAGACATCGACATTGCAACGTTACTTAGAGCATTATTGGCCAAGTCTAAAACCACGAGTATCGAATATGAAGTTTTGGACGCAGCAATGGGAAAAACACGGATCGTGTAGCGCTGAAAGGTTTGATCAATCTAAATATTTTGGAAAGGCTGTATTTATTACACATCGTTTGGACATTCTAGCCGAATTGAAGAATGCTGGAATAATTCCAGATGGAACTAAAACTTATAGTCGCACTGACATTGTCAATGCAATAAAAAACACTAAGACTAATCAAGTTGAGCCCGAACTTCTGTGCGTCCAACATCAGAATGATGTGTTATTATCGGAGATTCGCCTGTGCCTTGATGCTAATTTAGCAGGACCTATTCCATGTCCTATTGATAGATCTCCAGATGTTACTTTATGCAAAACAATGTCCAATCTCATTATAATACCTGTGTAATGTTTGTTTGAAtccaaatattattattattaagtgtGAAAAATAGGGATCAATTATTGATTCCCCATAAATAAATATGCTTGTATTCAATTGATCAATGCTCTTTAAGCGTTTCTGATGACAATTCTCTGAACCTTGTATTCTTGTATTCTTCTTCTTGCTATTCTCTTCCTGATTATTAAACTCCTTCTTTTTCCAGGTCTCTCGATGGATCTTAATTCCTTTATTATTTCATTTGTTATTATCATGTCACTTAACACTTTGTCAATTTACTGTTCTATTGAATTTTGCTCTATTGAATTTTACTGTTACTTCTTCATACATAATTGGATAAATATACCTCTCAGTCAAATTTTATACTGTAACACCCTTCTAAAGGAGGTGTTTGTGCTTGTGTATGATGTTACCAGAAAATTGATACCAATAAAAAAAATCCTGCATTCATAGATAAGAATAACGTTAAACAGAGAATATTGAAGACTTATTTGTGATCGAATCCTATTCTAAGAATAACATTGTAATTGTTAACAAACACCAATGCTTTAAGATAATTAACTTTAAATGCATCCCCAGGTTTAAATTCTTGAAACAATCAAATGGTAACACACAATCTCACTCTTGTAAATAAACCACCATAGTACATGATTACTTGTCACAACAAAATTAACGATCAAATTATAATCAAAACTTATTTTaaacatttaaaataaaattaaatcatattaactattaaaaatatttttaaataatttaaaaaatgttagagacaaaaaaatactaaaaaaaacatGTGAGAATTGTTAAGAATCAAAGGTGTTGTTATGTTCTTATTATAACAAGTTGTATATGTATCATGTAtcgttattaaaatttattaaatgtaTATTATAGTAATAGTAATACATATGaaattaatcaaaataataagTATTTTATTTCATGGAAGTAAAAGACAGTTTAGACCAAAAAATTTATGTACCAAATTTCTCAATCTTTTTCATATTTATAATTTGTAATTTTTCAACACACTCTTGCTTGCAGTGCGTCTTGGTGGTGCTGTCAGCTTAACCTTCATTGTGTGGATACAAATCCATAAAGAATGGGATTGGGAATTTGGGATTGGCATCATTGCTATGTTACTTATTAATACACTAGTATAAATAACTTACATATGCTATTGATGCAAGCAATGCATCAAAATGCGGAGCAAAGTATCACTTTCTCTCCAACCAGTGGATTTAGTATGGCAAGCACCACCATCTGGGAGCAAAAAATTGAATGTAAGTTACTATGTCAAATAAAATTTTGTAAACAATTTTAGACAAGCTATATGCTAACTTATGGACCTGTGAAAATATTGAACCCATTCCAACCATCATCAGAAGTTCTGAGAACTGATTTTTGTTGAAATTGAAAACGGCTTTCAAATAGTACTGGGCAAGGAATTGTACAAAACATAAAAACTTGGTACAATATGCTAGTGAACCAATTATCTGAAAATATTTAATCTCAAGTTTTATTCAATTGCAAGCATACCGGTAAAACACTGTTTATGCCTGACATTCCCAACTTGTAAAAGAAGGTGACAGTAGCCATGCCCCTCAATGTTGGACTGAAAAATGAAAATACAATTACTTAGAACTCGAGCACtgcacattaaaaaaaaaaaaaagacaaatgaATCCTAAAATTAATAACAACCTGAACATGACTATTTCTGCAGCTTTTCTCATAGATTTGTATCTCTGGTTGAGAAAATCAACTACTTTCATGTAGCATCCTGACTCATGATTGTTTCTCGGAGCAACTTTCACCGTCTCAATGAGGAAGAATTGCATATAAACAGGACAAAATATCAAGAGTGCTATTGAAACCTGAAACCAGTGAAGCAGTGTACTTTGTTACTAAGATTCATTGTCAACAGGAAGCATCCAAAAAGGGATTCAAAATATGATATGAATATGCATAAAAAGGTAATTACAGATGTATAATTATGCACCATGAAAATGTAGCTTTGGGAAGAAACCGAGCAAGGAAATTCCCAAGAACATGTGAAGCAGAAATCCAACCAATTTTCGCTTGACGTGTGTGGATATATTCATGGTGTGTTTGTTTGAGCTGAAAATGGGAGGAAGGAAAAGGAAGGGAAAGAAATTGGAAGGAAAAtagttatttttctttgtttggttgggaggagaaataggagaagaaagaaaatgggatAGAAAAATATTGGTGGGACCCACTAATTTTCTTTCACTCCAACAATAGagagaaaatggagagaaaaCTAATTCTCTTTCTCTACTTCCAATATTACCCCtttactttttttaatatattttataacataagggtaaaattgtctttttatattatttctttccttcttatttttctttcatccaaacacatctaaagaaaataaaaatccactcaatttcttttctttcctttctttcctttctatttctttcctctctatttctttccttccaacCAAACATAGCCTCAGTGAGATAGAAGCAAAACTAGCATCTTCCTTAAATTGAAGTGAAAATGTGAAATAGTGCAAATGCAATAAAATCTATTAGTAATATATTAAAAGACAGTTAAAGATAGCTTCtaaatttattcttaattttttaggtttttagcaTAATGCTATTTCAGTTTAAATGACTTTAAATTTGTTGTTAGTTTTTTACTTCTCTTTCTTTATGtctcattatttattttttaaatcttaaGGTCCCATTAAATTTATCAAGCGGTTACGAGGAATAAAATTAATGCCAATTCCATCTTAAGATCCCATTAAAATTATAAAACGTTACACCTAATTAAAATCTAGTAAAATCCATGTAAATTCTACCTTAAGTTTTCATTAAAATTATGAAAAGTTACACGTAATAAAATTTAatgtacaaaaaaaaatttatttttaagatCCCACTAAAATGATCATatgttacaaaaaataaaaattaaatgtaCAAATTCTTTTAAGCTTTCACTAAAGTTAAGATAATCG carries:
- the LOC107644707 gene encoding ribonuclease S-2-like isoform X3; this translates as MNSLFIVFHVILLASSVHLTNASYEYFKLALVWPTTFTRIHAPGRMMTNLPQHFTIHGLWPTNFSLPWPENCAQIEKKHHFDQTLMTSTLQRYLEHYWPSLKPRVSNMKFWTQQWEKHGSCSAERSLDGS
- the LOC107644707 gene encoding ribonuclease S-4-like isoform X1, with protein sequence MNSLFIVFHVILLASSVHLTNASYEYFKLALVWPTTFTRIHAPGRMMTNLPQHFTIHGLWPTNFSLPWPENCAQIEKKHHFDQTLMTSTLQRYLEHYWPSLKPRVSNMKFWTQQWEKHGSCSAERFDQSKYFGKAVFITHRLDILAELKNAGIIPDGTKTYSRTDIVNAIKNTKTNQVEPELLCVQHQNDVLLSEIRLCLDANLAGPIPCPIDRSPDVTLCKTMSNLIIIPV
- the LOC107644707 gene encoding ribonuclease 3-like isoform X2, which encodes MMTNLPQHFTIHGLWPTNFSLPWPENCAQIEKKHHFDQTLMTSTLQRYLEHYWPSLKPRVSNMKFWTQQWEKHGSCSAERFDQSKYFGKAVFITHRLDILAELKNAGIIPDGTKTYSRTDIVNAIKNTKTNQVEPELLCVQHQNDVLLSEIRLCLDANLAGPIPCPIDRSPDVTLCKTMSNLIIIPV